A portion of the Granulosicoccus antarcticus IMCC3135 genome contains these proteins:
- a CDS encoding DUF2157 domain-containing protein, with product MSKHAAWLHAELSQWMRDGLVDETTAKAIASRYPINHGLSWGLFILTAIGAIIFGLGIILFLANNWAGMPKSAKLFLVFAALALSHGIALWLRRKRPHQLNLIEGFHLVGTMMFGSGIWLIAQIYNLSEHYPTALLVWGLGALAMAWALPSVIQALLACILISVWGLSETLDFQNVHLASIALVAIGIVPLAWNQRSRTLLLFGLVSLMGLSFINIGNFLSYSIIFNLLFAVSLMLIAAAYLAQRTQFPGSDSVLRGVGVIIYGVSLFMLTFVNDFVSNIQRLPYNPDASWQGIITVQWAVLALAVIIWCFMVLPPVIRKLRLDTATTKTFQHYLVLASLLTLIAHDLGWFDGQPYIPAILYNVILASHSVLLIIRGTDNLHGKQVSLGCLMLVGLIMARFNDMFDSLLLRALAFVLIGTLLFIIGHYYSKSKMRGLNHA from the coding sequence ATGAGCAAGCACGCGGCGTGGCTACACGCTGAACTATCCCAGTGGATGCGCGATGGCCTGGTTGACGAGACGACCGCCAAGGCCATTGCCAGTCGCTACCCGATCAACCATGGTTTGTCCTGGGGCCTGTTCATTCTTACCGCTATCGGCGCCATTATCTTCGGCCTGGGCATCATCCTGTTCTTGGCCAACAACTGGGCGGGCATGCCTAAATCAGCAAAGCTGTTTCTTGTCTTTGCAGCCCTTGCCCTGAGCCACGGTATCGCGCTGTGGTTACGCCGCAAGCGTCCCCATCAGCTCAATCTGATTGAAGGCTTTCACCTTGTTGGCACCATGATGTTTGGCAGTGGTATCTGGCTGATTGCTCAGATCTACAACCTCAGTGAGCATTACCCCACCGCCCTGCTCGTATGGGGACTGGGTGCATTGGCAATGGCGTGGGCACTGCCATCCGTCATCCAGGCACTGCTGGCCTGCATACTCATTAGCGTCTGGGGCTTGTCCGAAACGCTGGATTTCCAGAATGTGCACCTGGCCAGTATCGCACTGGTGGCCATCGGCATTGTGCCACTGGCCTGGAATCAGCGTTCCCGAACACTGCTGCTATTCGGCCTGGTTTCGCTTATGGGTCTGAGCTTCATCAACATCGGCAACTTTCTGAGCTACAGCATTATCTTCAATCTGCTGTTTGCCGTCAGTCTGATGCTGATCGCTGCCGCCTACCTGGCCCAACGCACACAGTTTCCCGGCAGTGACTCGGTACTGCGCGGCGTTGGCGTCATTATCTACGGCGTCAGTCTGTTCATGCTGACCTTCGTCAACGATTTTGTCTCGAATATACAGCGCCTGCCCTATAATCCGGATGCCTCGTGGCAGGGGATCATCACCGTACAATGGGCAGTGCTGGCACTCGCGGTCATTATCTGGTGTTTTATGGTCCTGCCACCCGTCATCAGAAAGCTCAGGCTTGATACCGCGACCACCAAGACCTTCCAACACTATCTCGTCCTGGCCTCCTTGCTGACATTAATTGCTCATGATCTTGGCTGGTTCGACGGACAACCCTATATACCTGCCATCCTCTACAACGTGATTCTTGCCTCTCACAGCGTGCTGCTTATCATTCGCGGCACTGATAATCTGCATGGCAAGCAAGTCTCGTTGGGTTGCCTGATGCTGGTGGGTCTGATCATGGCTCGCTTCAATGATATGTTCGATAGCTTGCTGCTGCGTGCTCTGGCATTCGTTCTGATCGGCACCTTGCTCTTCATTATCGGACACTATTATTCAAAGTCGAAAATGCGGGGACTGAACCATGCGTAG
- a CDS encoding aldo/keto reductase — protein sequence MKTRLLGKHGMQASAVAFGAWAIGGWKWGGADANASIKAVQASLDAGVDLIDTAAVYGFGLSEEIVGKAIEGRKREDIILASKCGLRWDLESATLHAESEGKRIFRTLDEQSIRWELDESCKRLGTDYIDLYQTHWPDPETELAEVVATLDALRDEGRIRAWGLCNETPERISEAARLGALSTDQERYSLLDREQDSANLPVCEEFDLGFLCYSPIAQGLLTGKIDSKREFAEGDLRTGNPRFQPAVLEALQAVLAPVKSLARDRGVSTEQLVLAWTLQQPGVSHVLVGTRDVEQAVSNAKAGSIDLDAFELALISQAANAWPGFAAFNQD from the coding sequence ATGAAAACTCGTCTACTCGGCAAGCACGGTATGCAAGCCTCTGCAGTTGCCTTCGGGGCCTGGGCTATTGGCGGCTGGAAGTGGGGCGGTGCAGATGCCAATGCGTCCATCAAGGCGGTACAGGCATCACTGGACGCCGGTGTTGACCTGATAGACACCGCGGCTGTCTATGGGTTTGGCCTATCGGAAGAAATCGTCGGCAAGGCCATTGAGGGCCGCAAGCGTGAAGACATCATACTGGCAAGCAAATGCGGTCTGCGCTGGGATCTTGAAAGCGCCACCTTGCACGCTGAGAGCGAAGGCAAACGAATCTTTCGAACGCTGGACGAGCAATCCATCCGCTGGGAGCTGGATGAGAGCTGCAAGCGTCTGGGAACCGATTATATCGATCTGTACCAGACACACTGGCCAGACCCTGAGACCGAACTGGCCGAGGTGGTGGCGACTCTGGATGCCTTGCGCGATGAAGGACGGATACGGGCATGGGGCTTGTGCAACGAGACACCAGAGCGTATTAGCGAGGCGGCGCGACTGGGCGCATTGAGCACCGATCAGGAACGCTACAGTCTACTGGACCGAGAGCAGGACAGTGCCAATCTGCCTGTTTGTGAAGAGTTTGATCTGGGTTTTCTGTGCTATTCACCCATCGCCCAGGGCTTGTTGACTGGCAAGATCGACAGCAAGCGTGAGTTTGCTGAAGGTGACTTGCGCACAGGCAATCCTCGTTTCCAACCCGCCGTGCTGGAAGCCTTGCAAGCCGTGCTTGCTCCGGTGAAATCACTGGCGCGTGACCGTGGTGTCAGTACCGAACAACTGGTACTTGCCTGGACTTTGCAACAGCCCGGCGTCAGCCATGTGCTGGTTGGTACAAGAGATGTCGAACAAGCGGTTTCCAATGCCAAGGCCGGTTCTATCGATCTGGATGCTTTCGAGTTAGCGTTGATTTCTCAGGCTGCCAACGCCTGGCCGGGTTTTGCCGCTTTCAATCAGGATTAG
- a CDS encoding GDYXXLXY domain-containing protein: protein MRSWIIALCIAAQLAVLAYMVFGREMLIKNGTRISITTAPIDPRDPFRGDFVRLRYPLNTLSHAPVRWQPSDYQPRKGDKMYAILEQRPGGLYDVAYFSNLPPASDSKPLYLRGRIQAAVNWDGRNQVDVSYGIEQLFVEQGSGVDIEDRRGIRGGMQNAMQATISVGADGSAVLTGHTWSDIAIGLEISDTFQLIEPTSEDSAVSEDNGSDTDSPDLIKPPSQTASPDLPPIRLTVTNVSQDSITLNNPGDNCGFRLEPRTRSHSEFFQPAGVCADLPSKPVMIEAGESIVLDIELASPRWHMSLKSGDVISTADIRSFQNSAEWFRLVYRSEQQVKKLPGAEADDSKTTRNTDMTNASAPPFWQGDLVSQAFSPRGQMD, encoded by the coding sequence ATGCGTAGCTGGATCATCGCCCTGTGCATAGCCGCCCAGCTTGCGGTACTGGCCTATATGGTTTTCGGGCGCGAAATGTTGATTAAAAACGGGACAAGAATCAGCATTACAACGGCGCCCATCGATCCTCGAGATCCGTTTCGCGGCGACTTTGTCCGTCTACGCTATCCTCTGAATACCCTGAGTCATGCACCGGTTCGCTGGCAGCCTTCAGACTATCAGCCACGCAAGGGCGACAAGATGTACGCCATACTCGAACAACGACCCGGTGGTTTGTACGATGTTGCCTATTTCAGCAATCTGCCACCCGCCAGTGATTCCAAACCTCTGTACTTGCGCGGGCGAATTCAGGCCGCTGTCAACTGGGACGGACGTAATCAGGTCGATGTCAGCTATGGCATCGAGCAACTGTTCGTCGAGCAAGGCTCAGGCGTGGACATTGAAGACCGGCGCGGCATCAGAGGAGGTATGCAGAACGCCATGCAAGCCACAATTTCCGTTGGCGCTGACGGCTCAGCCGTACTCACCGGGCACACCTGGAGTGACATTGCGATTGGTCTCGAGATCAGCGATACATTTCAATTGATCGAGCCGACATCGGAAGACTCTGCGGTTTCCGAGGATAACGGCAGCGACACCGATAGCCCAGATCTCATCAAGCCGCCATCCCAGACTGCCTCCCCGGATCTGCCACCGATCAGACTCACCGTAACCAACGTATCGCAAGACAGCATTACCTTGAACAATCCGGGTGACAACTGCGGATTCAGGCTCGAGCCTCGAACCCGATCGCATTCGGAGTTCTTCCAACCTGCTGGCGTCTGCGCAGATTTACCATCAAAGCCGGTAATGATCGAGGCCGGAGAGTCAATCGTCCTGGACATTGAACTGGCCAGTCCACGCTGGCATATGAGTCTGAAGTCGGGTGATGTCATCAGCACCGCCGACATACGCTCGTTTCAGAATAGTGCCGAATGGTTTCGTCTGGTTTACCGATCAGAGCAACAGGTGAAGAAACTGCCCGGCGCTGAAGCTGACGACAGCAAGACGACAAGAAATACAGATATGACCAATGCAAGTGCGCCCCCTTTTTGGCAAGGAGATCTTGTCAGTCAGGCCTTCAGCCCCAGAGGGCAGATGGACTAA